A window of Verrucomicrobiia bacterium genomic DNA:
GCAACCACGTCGCCCACCGCGCCAGCCGCCTTCAGGGCCGGGCCTTCTGGACCGCCGTCGGCCGCGCGTTCCTTCCCGGCATCGGATCGGCCCCCGAACCGGGCCACCTGGCACCCGTCTTCGGCTGGATCGCACACCGGCTTGGATTGTCCGCCGCCCAGACCGTGCGGGTGTTCCTCTTCCTGCATCTTCGGGGACTGGTCTCGGCCTCCGTACGCCTCGGAATCGTCGGCCCCCTCGAGGCCCAATCCATCCAGGGTCGCCTGGCGCCCCTCGCGGAATCCCTGGCCCGGGACGGGGCGCCCTTCGGACTCGACGACCTCGCCCAAACCGCCCCGCTGCTCGAAATCTGGCAGGCCGCCCACGACCGGCTCTACTCGCGGCTCTTCCAGAGCTGAACCCACCCGACCGGAATCAATGCGGCACACCCATCGCATGCTGCCAGGCATGCACCACGTGGTCCCGGATGATCCCGATCCCCCGGCCCTCCCGCACCGCGGCAAACACCCACGGACCGGCGCCTCGCATGGCCAGCGTGTCCCGTTCCATGACGGCAAGATCCGCACCCACGGCGGAGGCGAGATCGATCTTGTTGATGACCAGCAAATCGCTCTGGGTGATCCCCGGGCCGCCCTTGCGCGGGATCTTGTCGCCCCCGGCCACATCGATCACCTGGATCGTGAAGTCCGCCAGTTCGCGGCTGAAGCAGGCCGCCAGGTTGTCGCCGCCGGATTCAATCAGCAGCACATCCGGCCGGAACAGGCGGTGAAGCTCCTCCAGGGCCAGCAGATTGGCGGTGATGTCCTCGCGGATGGCCGCATGGGGACATCCGCCAGTCTCGACGGCGCGAATGCGTTCCGCAGACAGCGCCTCGTTCCGGATCAGG
This region includes:
- a CDS encoding urease accessory protein UreF, with translation MEGSAGPHRGEQGAPPAAGASDWLLWQLVDSALPTGGFAHSGGLEAARQFGAVTGGAELAAFLETSLRQTARAALPYVNVAFREPDRLAEWDAHCDTWLSNHVAHRASRLQGRAFWTAVGRAFLPGIGSAPEPGHLAPVFGWIAHRLGLSAAQTVRVFLFLHLRGLVSASVRLGIVGPLEAQSIQGRLAPLAESLARDGAPFGLDDLAQTAPLLEIWQAAHDRLYSRLFQS
- the ureG gene encoding urease accessory protein UreG — its product is MSAPHLHPHSHPHSHPHPHPHPHPHPHPHPHPHPHPHLHPHPHPHPPGVGHSHEEGHGHTHEILDHPGHFHERERPLERDFSTRAFTVGIGGPVGSGKTALVLQLCRSLRDRLSLAVVTNDIFTREDGEFLIRNEALSAERIRAVETGGCPHAAIREDITANLLALEELHRLFRPDVLLIESGGDNLAACFSRELADFTIQVIDVAGGDKIPRKGGPGITQSDLLVINKIDLASAVGADLAVMERDTLAMRGAGPWVFAAVREGRGIGIIRDHVVHAWQHAMGVPH